The sequence below is a genomic window from Synechococcus sp. UW179A.
ACCATCATTTGAACTTTTTTCATTGGTTGGTTCTCACCCATTTGTTAGTGCCAACACCATTGACAGATCGACAACGAACCTCACAGACCAGCCACGAATTTAACAAGTTTCCTCCAGCCACGCCTTCCAGCTCCTCATCTGTGATCTCTCTGGATTGGGCCTTAGTTAGGTCATCAGCAGAGATACTAAAACCTGCTTCCTTGGCAATCGCAGAAACAGTATCGGCATCAGCAGCTGCCTTGAGCTTCTCCTGAAGGCTGGTGTCGCCTTTGACTTTTTCTTGAAAAGCTTTGAGTTGTTCTTCTGACATGGCTATCGGGAGTCTTTAACGGTTATAGCAACGGTCTTCTGCAGTGTCTTTGACTAACAATTAAAGTGCTCAATCGTGCCAGGTATTGAAGGCTTATTTATGGGATTATTCAGACCATTGAAGAAATAAGAAGCTCCTGGCAATGCAGAGGCTTTGAGTGTGTAAGCTATGCTTGTTTCAGTCTAAACCCAGTGGTTCTCAGTTGCCAGTGGTTCTACCTAACTCCGCAGCTCATAGTTTGTGGTGACACAAAGTGCACAGTTTTTCCCGCCAGCCACGCCTTCTAGTTCCTCTTCACTGAGTTCAGTCATCTTATCAGCAGTGAATTCATGACCATGTTCTTTAGCAATGCCTACAATATCTTCAGATGACTTAGCTGCTTTTAGTTTCTCCTGAAGATTGGAATCGCCTTTAACTT
It includes:
- a CDS encoding Nif11-like leader peptide family natural product precursor, which produces MSEEQLKAFQEKVKGDTSLQEKLKAAADADTVSAIAKEAGFSISADDLTKAQSREITDEELEGVAGGNLLNSWLVCEVRCRSVNGVGTNKWVRTNQ
- a CDS encoding Nif11-like leader peptide family natural product precursor: MSLEQLKAFLAKVKGDSNLQEKLKAAKSSEDIVGIAKEHGHEFTADKMTELSEEELEGVAGGKNCALCVTTNYELRS